One genomic region from uncultured Cohaesibacter sp. encodes:
- a CDS encoding capsular biosynthesis protein: MRKFIQAHGVTDIIYYADRKPYHQIAAKVAADLDIPTYAFEFGYLRPDWITLERGGMSAFSHFPTEPEKISAIARQADDPDLEQRYPYTKPREIFYEVTYNLLSYFLWFFYPFYKADRYYNPLVEYISGIPGLFLESRRHHAARKIVTQLGRKRRPFFIFSLQLQSDYQLRSNAPFSHQKRAIEQVIRSFARTSDEHTDLILKAHPLDNGLERWGHYIKKISKELGVSDRVHFIVGGNLTFMLKHARGCVMINSTVGLHSVRSGCPVKVLGHAIFDIEGLTHQGSLDSFWTHPQAPDENFVRDFVKAVAVSIQVKGNFFTTKGNKAAVPAFAKNLIERKVNGYDAFEEMPPRLTTLVANEPPLYAPKPVTVEIDPVEQKEVTPDRMPVFVNPPAAKAT, from the coding sequence TTGCGGAAATTCATTCAGGCTCACGGCGTTACTGATATTATCTATTACGCTGATCGGAAGCCTTATCACCAGATCGCAGCCAAAGTGGCTGCTGATTTAGATATTCCAACCTATGCTTTCGAATTTGGCTACCTCCGCCCAGACTGGATCACTCTGGAGCGTGGTGGCATGTCGGCCTTTTCTCACTTCCCGACCGAGCCAGAAAAGATCAGTGCTATCGCCCGTCAAGCCGATGACCCGGATCTGGAACAGAGATACCCCTATACCAAGCCACGAGAGATTTTCTACGAAGTCACTTACAATCTGCTCAGCTATTTCCTTTGGTTCTTCTATCCATTCTATAAAGCAGACCGCTACTACAACCCGCTGGTAGAATATATTTCGGGCATACCCGGCCTCTTTCTTGAAAGTCGTCGGCATCATGCTGCGCGCAAAATCGTCACACAACTTGGGCGCAAGAGAAGGCCGTTTTTCATTTTTTCTCTGCAGCTGCAAAGCGATTATCAGCTTCGGTCAAACGCGCCATTTTCGCATCAGAAGCGCGCGATAGAGCAGGTTATTCGATCTTTTGCGAGAACCTCTGACGAACACACAGACCTGATCTTGAAGGCACACCCTTTAGACAATGGGCTGGAGCGCTGGGGACACTATATCAAGAAAATTTCCAAGGAACTTGGCGTATCTGATCGGGTGCATTTCATCGTTGGTGGCAACCTGACATTCATGCTCAAGCACGCTCGGGGATGTGTCATGATCAACAGCACGGTTGGTCTGCATTCCGTTCGCTCTGGCTGTCCGGTTAAAGTCTTGGGCCACGCCATTTTTGATATTGAAGGCCTTACCCATCAGGGCAGTCTGGACAGTTTCTGGACGCATCCGCAAGCGCCCGATGAAAATTTTGTCAGAGACTTCGTCAAAGCCGTGGCTGTTTCCATTCAGGTCAAAGGCAATTTCTTCACGACAAAGGGCAACAAGGCTGCGGTGCCTGCCTTTGCAAAGAACCTAATCGAACGCAAAGTCAATGGCTACGACGCCTTTGAAGAAATGCCGCCACGGCTGACAACACTGGTGGCTAATGAACCGCCGCTTTATGCGCCCAAGCCGGTTACCGTTGAAATCGACCCAGTCGAGCAAAAAGAGGTAACGCCAGATCGAATGCCGGTGTTTGTGAACCCGCCCGCAGCGAAGGCAACCTGA
- a CDS encoding ATP-binding cassette domain-containing protein — MIELFEVSKYYPTPNGRHYVLKDVSLVIPDGAQVGVLGPNGTGKSTLMRLLAGVDMANTGMIRRTGSISWPMGLANSMQSSLTGRENARFACRLQGIRRKEMDTIIDEVKEFAEIGDYYEMPVRTYSSGMRARLNFAIAMAFTFDCYIIDELTAVGDKNFKEKSAKVFKEKRAAASFIKVSHSLNELRNECNMGLVLNKGSAVMYNSIEEAIEVYERNIGSESSAPKKRPNQKRMQRKIGPHARKKHAGNGPNAVKRGGGPNAIKHQAVGPNATMKQGNGPNANRTPGGGANIGPGQGGKPRFNQKPGMGPNAGAARGNGPNALNKQAAGPNAALKQGNGPHANRHQAGGPKARMAQEGGPPFNHKPGAGPKAGGNRGNGPKANRNKGAGPNAAMGQGNGPPANRKQGPNAGMKPRSGPRAHETAEHASQAGSRRGQNRPNANIKNGDGLQGQRPVQTVISERQEPNVGAKDDQ; from the coding sequence ATGATCGAGCTGTTCGAGGTCTCAAAATATTACCCGACGCCCAATGGGCGGCACTATGTTCTCAAGGATGTCTCCTTGGTCATTCCTGACGGCGCACAGGTGGGCGTGTTGGGGCCAAACGGTACCGGCAAGTCCACGTTGATGCGGCTTCTGGCCGGTGTTGACATGGCCAATACCGGAATGATCCGTCGAACGGGCTCCATATCCTGGCCAATGGGCTTGGCCAACTCGATGCAGTCGTCTTTGACAGGGAGAGAGAATGCCCGATTTGCCTGCCGACTGCAGGGGATTCGGCGAAAAGAGATGGACACTATCATTGATGAAGTGAAAGAATTCGCGGAAATTGGTGATTATTACGAAATGCCTGTGCGAACCTATTCTTCTGGGATGCGCGCAAGGCTTAATTTTGCCATTGCGATGGCCTTTACGTTTGATTGCTATATCATTGATGAGCTGACCGCTGTCGGTGATAAGAATTTCAAGGAAAAAAGCGCCAAGGTCTTCAAGGAAAAGCGCGCTGCAGCTTCCTTTATCAAGGTATCTCATAGCCTTAATGAATTGCGCAATGAATGCAACATGGGGCTCGTGCTGAATAAGGGCAGTGCGGTCATGTATAATTCGATCGAAGAGGCTATCGAGGTCTATGAGCGGAATATTGGCTCAGAATCTTCTGCTCCGAAAAAGCGCCCTAACCAGAAAAGAATGCAGCGTAAGATAGGACCTCATGCGCGCAAGAAGCATGCTGGGAATGGTCCAAATGCAGTGAAGAGAGGCGGCGGGCCTAACGCCATCAAGCATCAGGCTGTCGGTCCGAATGCGACGATGAAGCAAGGCAATGGGCCGAACGCGAACCGGACGCCGGGTGGCGGAGCGAATATCGGACCGGGTCAAGGTGGCAAGCCACGCTTCAATCAAAAGCCAGGTATGGGACCGAATGCTGGTGCGGCGAGAGGCAACGGGCCGAATGCTCTCAACAAACAGGCTGCTGGTCCGAATGCTGCGTTGAAGCAAGGCAATGGGCCACATGCGAATAGGCACCAAGCTGGTGGTCCGAAGGCCAGAATGGCGCAAGAAGGTGGGCCTCCATTCAATCACAAGCCCGGTGCTGGGCCGAAGGCTGGTGGAAACAGAGGCAATGGGCCTAAAGCCAATAGGAATAAGGGAGCAGGTCCCAATGCGGCAATGGGGCAGGGCAACGGGCCGCCTGCGAATAGGAAACAAGGCCCGAATGCCGGGATGAAGCCGCGTAGCGGACCTCGTGCACATGAAACAGCAGAGCATGCCTCCCAAGCAGGCTCGCGGCGTGGACAGAACCGTCCCAATGCCAATATCAAAAATGGAGACGGGCTGCAGGGACAGCGCCCAGTCCAAACTGTAATTTCAGAGCGCCAAGAGCCAAATGTCGGAGCCAAAGATGATCAATGA
- a CDS encoding ABC transporter permease — translation MKNVKLKSKGLDNRGELYLYKRGFQKQVSAIWALVFKEYKIRLGKSRIGLFWSLFEPIVGMSIITAVWWASGRTSIRGVHVTLFVGCGFIVFNTVRNGFGYLAHAIQANMALLNYPQVKPLDTILARFITAMFMHAWASVLLILLVWWLFGAVPDFPDPLLCVEVILISMLFAMGIATPLAVLGTLNENLFKVVGIVTSPLMIISGVIFSILDLPANIQKVLAYNPIIHLTNGFRAGALGVPLFADSDLSYPLEWAVIGLGIGYALYFKYRFKLLQS, via the coding sequence TTGAAGAATGTTAAGTTGAAATCCAAAGGCTTAGACAATAGAGGCGAGCTTTATTTGTATAAGCGCGGTTTTCAAAAGCAGGTTTCCGCTATTTGGGCGCTTGTCTTCAAGGAATATAAAATCCGTCTGGGAAAGAGTCGGATTGGTCTGTTCTGGTCGCTTTTTGAGCCGATTGTCGGGATGAGTATCATTACCGCCGTCTGGTGGGCCTCCGGACGAACCAGTATTCGCGGCGTCCACGTGACTCTTTTTGTCGGCTGCGGTTTTATTGTTTTCAATACGGTCCGAAACGGGTTCGGCTATCTGGCTCATGCCATTCAAGCCAATATGGCTCTGCTCAATTATCCTCAGGTGAAGCCTTTGGATACGATATTGGCGCGTTTCATCACCGCCATGTTCATGCATGCATGGGCAAGTGTCCTCTTGATTTTGTTGGTCTGGTGGCTGTTTGGTGCCGTGCCGGATTTCCCCGACCCACTATTATGTGTTGAAGTTATTCTGATTTCGATGCTGTTTGCCATGGGGATCGCAACACCGCTAGCGGTTCTTGGGACGCTTAATGAGAATTTATTCAAGGTTGTTGGGATTGTAACGAGTCCGCTCATGATTATTTCTGGCGTCATTTTTTCGATTCTTGATCTTCCGGCAAACATCCAGAAAGTTCTGGCTTATAATCCCATTATCCATCTGACGAACGGTTTCCGGGCAGGGGCTCTGGGAGTGCCTTTGTTTGCTGATTCTGATCTGTCTTATCCGCTCGAATGGGCTGTGATCGGTCTCGGGATCGGTTATGCTCTTTACTTCAAGTATCGTTTCAAGTTGCTGCAATCATGA
- the cysD gene encoding sulfate adenylyltransferase subunit CysD — protein sequence MHFTHLKALEYESIHIIREVASEFKNPVMLYSIGKDSAVMLHLARKAFYPSRLPFPLMHVDTTWKFREMIEFRDRIAKEYDLDLIVHTNEEGRANNVNPFTHGSSLYTQIMKTDALKQALTAHKFDAAFGGARRDEEKSRAKERIFSFRTENHSWDPKNQRPELWNIFNTRTKPGESIRVFPLSNWTEQDIWQYIMLENIPIVPLYYAKERPVVKRDGTLIMVDDDRMPLNEGEVPEMKMVRFRTLGCYPLTGAVESSASTLEEIFEEMLIARTSEREGRMIDHDDTASMEKKKREGYF from the coding sequence ATGCATTTTACTCACTTAAAGGCCCTCGAGTATGAGAGCATCCATATTATTCGCGAGGTTGCATCGGAGTTCAAGAACCCGGTGATGCTATACTCGATCGGCAAAGACAGTGCCGTGATGTTGCATCTGGCTCGCAAGGCCTTTTATCCCTCGCGTTTGCCGTTTCCCTTGATGCATGTTGATACGACGTGGAAGTTCCGGGAAATGATCGAGTTTCGCGACCGGATTGCCAAGGAATATGACCTTGATCTGATCGTGCATACGAATGAAGAAGGCCGGGCGAACAATGTGAACCCGTTCACCCATGGCTCTTCGCTTTATACGCAGATCATGAAGACGGATGCGCTAAAGCAGGCACTGACCGCACACAAGTTTGATGCAGCCTTTGGTGGCGCACGACGCGATGAAGAGAAATCCCGCGCCAAGGAGCGCATCTTCTCCTTCCGGACAGAAAATCACAGCTGGGATCCGAAGAACCAGCGTCCGGAGCTTTGGAACATCTTCAACACCCGCACCAAGCCGGGCGAAAGCATCCGGGTCTTCCCTCTGTCCAACTGGACCGAGCAGGATATCTGGCAATATATCATGCTGGAGAATATTCCGATTGTTCCGCTCTATTATGCCAAGGAGCGCCCTGTCGTGAAGCGCGATGGCACCTTGATCATGGTGGACGACGACCGCATGCCGCTCAATGAAGGCGAAGTGCCGGAAATGAAGATGGTGCGCTTCCGCACCCTTGGCTGCTACCCGCTGACGGGCGCGGTTGAAAGCTCGGCCTCGACGTTGGAAGAGATCTTCGAAGAAATGCTGATTGCCCGGACCTCCGAGCGCGAAGGACGCATGATTGATCATGACGACACCGCATCGATGGAGAAGAAGAAAAGGGAGGGCTATTTCTGA
- the cysN gene encoding sulfate adenylyltransferase subunit CysN — MSDMETTSKSSLEGGQFARQESRDILRFLTCGSVDDGKSTLIGRLLYDSKTIFEDQLSALEVVSRKHGTTGDDMDLALLLDGLQAEQEQGITIDVAYRFFASDKRKFVVADTPGHEQYTRNMATGASNCDLAVILIDARKGVLTQTRRHSFITSLIGVRHVVLAVNKMDLMDFSQEVFDKIVEDYNAFAQGFEFETIMAVPMSARYGDNVVVKSDKTPWYEGPSLLSYLEDIDVESADRSLPFRFPVQWVNRPNLNFRGYSGTVASGVAHVGDELVVAKSGKVSKIKSIVTMDGDLQEVEAGQAVTITLEDEIDISRGDLLAPPQHRPQVTDQISAHLIWMDSSRLMVGRAYIIKMGNQQVQATVTELKHKIDVNNASHKDAGKALDLNEIGFCNMSFAEPLAMDTYEENPHTGSFILIDRYSNQTVAAGLVWFGLRRAENVHWQAVDVDKAARAEQKGQKPRVLWFTGLSGSGKSTIANLVEKKLHGEGRHTYLLDGDNVRHGLNRDLGFTDVDRVENIRRIGEVSKLMADAGLIVLTAFISPYAAERRMVREMLEEGEFIEVYVDTPMEVCEARDVKGLYAKARAGKIENFTGIDAPYQAPRHPEIYVNTDEMSAEDAADAIVAYLTKD, encoded by the coding sequence ATGAGCGACATGGAAACAACCTCGAAATCATCGCTGGAAGGCGGCCAATTTGCCCGTCAGGAAAGCCGGGACATTCTGCGCTTCCTTACCTGTGGCAGTGTTGATGATGGCAAGTCCACCCTGATCGGGCGGCTGCTTTACGATAGCAAGACGATCTTTGAAGATCAGCTCTCTGCGCTGGAAGTGGTCAGCCGCAAGCATGGCACGACCGGGGACGATATGGACCTTGCGCTGCTGCTTGACGGGCTTCAGGCCGAACAAGAGCAGGGCATCACGATTGACGTGGCCTATCGCTTCTTTGCGTCCGACAAACGCAAATTCGTTGTCGCCGATACGCCGGGGCATGAGCAATATACCCGCAACATGGCGACCGGTGCGTCCAACTGCGATCTGGCGGTCATTCTGATTGACGCGCGCAAGGGCGTGCTGACCCAGACCCGTCGTCACAGCTTCATCACCTCACTGATCGGCGTGCGCCATGTGGTGCTGGCGGTCAACAAGATGGACCTGATGGACTTCAGCCAGGAGGTGTTCGACAAGATCGTCGAGGATTATAACGCCTTTGCGCAAGGGTTCGAGTTCGAGACCATCATGGCGGTGCCGATGTCTGCACGCTATGGCGACAATGTCGTGGTCAAGAGCGACAAGACCCCATGGTATGAAGGCCCGAGCCTTCTGTCCTATCTGGAAGATATCGATGTCGAGAGTGCAGACCGGTCTCTGCCTTTCCGCTTCCCGGTTCAGTGGGTCAACCGTCCGAACCTCAACTTCCGTGGCTATTCGGGCACGGTGGCCTCTGGTGTGGCGCATGTGGGGGACGAACTTGTTGTCGCCAAGTCCGGCAAGGTCTCCAAGATCAAGTCCATCGTGACGATGGATGGGGATTTGCAGGAAGTGGAAGCCGGACAGGCTGTCACGATCACGCTGGAAGACGAGATCGACATCTCGCGCGGCGACCTCCTGGCTCCGCCACAGCATCGCCCGCAGGTGACCGATCAGATCTCGGCCCATCTCATCTGGATGGATAGCAGCCGACTGATGGTTGGCCGGGCCTATATCATCAAGATGGGCAACCAGCAGGTTCAGGCGACGGTTACCGAGCTCAAGCACAAGATCGACGTCAACAACGCCTCCCACAAGGATGCGGGCAAGGCGCTGGATCTCAACGAGATCGGCTTCTGCAACATGTCCTTTGCGGAGCCTCTGGCGATGGACACCTATGAAGAGAACCCGCATACGGGCTCCTTCATCCTGATTGACCGCTATTCCAACCAGACGGTTGCGGCTGGTCTTGTCTGGTTTGGCCTGCGCCGTGCCGAGAATGTGCATTGGCAGGCGGTTGATGTGGACAAGGCAGCGCGCGCCGAGCAGAAGGGTCAGAAGCCACGGGTTCTGTGGTTCACCGGTCTGTCCGGGTCTGGCAAGTCCACCATTGCCAATCTGGTCGAGAAGAAGCTGCATGGGGAAGGCCGTCACACCTATCTGCTGGATGGGGACAATGTGCGTCATGGCCTCAACCGTGACCTTGGCTTTACCGATGTGGACCGGGTCGAGAATATCCGCCGGATCGGCGAGGTCTCCAAGCTGATGGCTGATGCGGGTCTGATCGTTCTGACCGCCTTCATCTCCCCTTATGCCGCCGAGCGACGCATGGTGCGCGAGATGCTTGAAGAGGGCGAGTTCATCGAGGTCTATGTGGATACGCCGATGGAGGTATGTGAAGCACGCGATGTGAAGGGCCTCTACGCCAAGGCACGCGCGGGCAAGATCGAGAACTTCACTGGCATCGATGCGCCATACCAAGCACCTCGTCATCCTGAAATTTATGTAAATACTGACGAGATGTCTGCCGAAGATGCTGCAGATGCCATTGTTGCGTATTTGACAAAGGACTAA
- the cysQ gene encoding 3'(2'),5'-bisphosphate nucleotidase CysQ: MTPFLKSLIEAALCASETILDIYETDFDVEIKGDDSPVTQADKAAEAVILKHLAALAPDIPVVAEESAAEGNIPDVVGDFFLVDPLDGTKEFIKKNGEFTVNIALIRDNVPVMGVIFTPAKGWLYAGDVETGCWKGDVADPRSSHTIENWHEIKTRPITDKVDVVGSRSHHTPEAEAYLKDFTVGEQKSIGSSLKFCLLAAGEADLYPRFGRTMEWDTAAGDAILSAAGGTVITPDGKRLQYGKVVQDDAPFANPFFIAKTF, encoded by the coding sequence ATGACGCCTTTTCTCAAGAGCTTGATCGAAGCAGCCCTTTGTGCTTCCGAGACAATTCTCGATATCTACGAAACAGATTTTGATGTCGAAATCAAAGGTGATGATTCACCGGTCACGCAGGCCGACAAGGCCGCAGAGGCCGTCATTCTGAAGCATCTGGCCGCATTGGCGCCTGATATTCCTGTCGTAGCGGAAGAATCCGCTGCGGAAGGAAATATTCCTGATGTGGTCGGAGACTTCTTTCTCGTCGACCCACTGGATGGAACGAAGGAATTCATCAAGAAGAATGGTGAATTCACGGTCAACATCGCCCTTATTCGTGACAATGTTCCGGTAATGGGTGTGATCTTCACACCCGCCAAAGGCTGGCTCTATGCTGGCGATGTGGAAACAGGTTGCTGGAAGGGGGATGTAGCAGATCCTCGCAGTTCTCATACGATTGAAAACTGGCACGAAATAAAGACGCGTCCAATAACGGATAAGGTCGATGTGGTCGGCTCTCGGTCCCATCACACACCGGAAGCAGAAGCCTATCTTAAGGACTTCACCGTGGGTGAACAGAAATCTATCGGCTCTTCGCTTAAATTCTGCCTTCTGGCAGCCGGCGAAGCCGATTTATATCCGCGCTTTGGACGCACGATGGAATGGGACACCGCCGCTGGCGACGCAATTCTCTCAGCGGCTGGCGGCACGGTAATCACCCCTGATGGCAAACGCCTGCAATATGGCAAAGTCGTTCAGGATGATGCGCCATTTGCCAACCCGTTCTTCATTGCAAAGACGTTCTGA
- a CDS encoding glycosyltransferase family 2 protein, which produces MKISAIVTCYNVEEYVAITLQSVLDCGFDDLELIVVDDCSTDGTQAIIKAIADDRRDVTIKPVFFSKNTIGGVATAANAGLDLATGDIILFVDGDDWVIPKYTKQAVEMLWKSKADFIVCNCSEYWNHDGKYSHYPEHHLWGQVAAEWRTDRLRNTLLEMAPFPWRKIYRRSFLEEKAIRFPVGDFFFEDNPFHWETTTKADKFLFLNEITHVHRMNRTGQTIGANGARFIKIFDHAKIMMDKLKGDDLFDIYTQDYTKWLNKHILWCSRYVPPGFLNEVFERANPLLKELPAHTFWEVLSSSGYNAKDVRKIAAIFLNKRFEFLQEF; this is translated from the coding sequence GTGAAAATTAGTGCTATTGTCACTTGCTATAATGTTGAAGAATATGTGGCCATCACGCTCCAGTCTGTGCTTGATTGCGGGTTTGATGATCTTGAATTGATTGTGGTTGATGACTGCTCAACCGACGGCACGCAAGCCATTATAAAGGCGATTGCCGATGATCGGCGGGACGTGACAATCAAGCCGGTATTCTTCTCCAAAAACACCATTGGCGGTGTGGCCACGGCAGCCAATGCAGGTCTCGATCTGGCGACGGGTGACATTATCCTGTTTGTGGATGGCGACGATTGGGTCATTCCAAAATATACCAAGCAGGCCGTTGAGATGCTTTGGAAAAGCAAAGCAGATTTCATCGTTTGCAACTGTAGCGAATATTGGAACCATGATGGCAAATACAGCCATTATCCCGAGCATCATCTCTGGGGACAGGTTGCCGCTGAATGGCGCACTGACAGGCTAAGAAATACCCTTCTGGAAATGGCTCCCTTTCCATGGCGCAAAATTTATCGGCGCTCTTTTCTGGAAGAAAAGGCCATACGCTTCCCCGTTGGAGATTTTTTCTTTGAGGACAATCCATTCCATTGGGAGACGACCACCAAGGCCGACAAATTCCTTTTCCTCAATGAGATTACCCATGTCCATCGCATGAACCGGACCGGGCAAACGATTGGCGCCAACGGTGCGCGCTTCATCAAGATTTTTGATCACGCCAAGATCATGATGGACAAGCTCAAGGGCGACGATCTGTTTGATATTTACACGCAGGATTACACCAAGTGGCTGAATAAACACATTCTCTGGTGCAGTCGCTATGTGCCTCCAGGATTTTTGAACGAAGTGTTCGAGCGAGCCAACCCGCTGCTAAAAGAATTGCCTGCCCATACGTTTTGGGAGGTACTTTCTTCTTCGGGATACAATGCCAAGGACGTGCGAAAAATCGCCGCGATATTTTTGAATAAGAGATTTGAGTTCCTGCAAGAATTCTGA
- a CDS encoding glycosyltransferase family A protein, which yields MVHAEYSFVIPAYNDEKGIARHLEFFSRRQEALEVIIVDDCSTDDTEGVIARFEMPNNIKLIYHKQDQNSGPGAARNLGASLASGEYLTFIDADDVICDSFFFYIKSSVLKNGADFVIYKYHLAAHEDDPLTYEMHEVDRSFFSSIGSSRYPAGMFSLREVPGVLKTVNFPWNKTYNRDFYVKSGICFPEARYHEDIQPHWMSFLKSSYCGILGWAPPLVVHFESPEGERATNYIGEMRLQLFPMLEDISKEIQHHETNDELYAAYDGFTEDVFSWLLNGLCRDESETSLFWKERYQAEIEVFKAKSQEWRREN from the coding sequence ATGGTCCATGCTGAATACTCTTTTGTGATTCCCGCATATAATGATGAGAAGGGAATTGCGCGCCATCTGGAGTTCTTTTCCAGGCGGCAAGAGGCTCTTGAGGTGATTATTGTTGACGATTGTTCAACCGATGACACCGAGGGCGTTATTGCTCGCTTTGAAATGCCCAATAATATCAAGCTGATCTACCATAAGCAGGACCAGAATAGCGGACCGGGCGCTGCCAGAAATCTCGGAGCATCGCTCGCGAGTGGAGAGTATCTGACCTTCATCGACGCAGATGACGTGATCTGCGATAGCTTCTTTTTCTATATCAAGTCATCGGTTCTCAAGAATGGTGCAGATTTCGTCATCTACAAGTATCATCTGGCCGCGCATGAAGATGATCCTCTGACCTATGAAATGCACGAAGTGGACCGTTCCTTCTTTTCCTCGATCGGAAGCTCCAGATATCCTGCGGGCATGTTTTCGTTGCGTGAGGTTCCCGGCGTTCTCAAAACCGTGAATTTCCCATGGAACAAGACCTATAACCGCGACTTCTATGTCAAAAGCGGCATCTGTTTCCCCGAAGCACGGTATCATGAAGACATCCAGCCTCACTGGATGAGTTTTCTCAAATCTTCCTATTGCGGAATTCTGGGCTGGGCACCTCCGCTTGTGGTCCACTTTGAATCGCCTGAAGGAGAGCGTGCGACCAACTATATTGGTGAAATGCGTTTGCAGCTGTTTCCGATGCTGGAAGATATTTCAAAAGAGATTCAGCATCATGAAACCAATGATGAGCTCTATGCTGCTTATGATGGCTTCACCGAAGATGTTTTCAGTTGGCTTCTCAACGGGTTGTGCCGCGATGAAAGCGAGACCAGCCTGTTCTGGAAAGAGCGCTATCAAGCGGAAATAGAAGTTTTCAAAGCCAAAAGCCAGGAGTGGCGTCGTGAAAATTAG